The Cystobacter fuscus DSM 2262 genome includes a region encoding these proteins:
- the glgA gene encoding glycogen synthase GlgA, translating into MKILYVASEVTPFSKTGGLGDVSGALPAALAALGHEVKVVSPRYSSVQDARLTPTGHTVELRFPFGTERGPLLSLQLAPRLELLFLEHEHYFQRPGLYGDSGGEYGDNPRRFAYLCLGALQAAQRLGFIPDIIHVNDWQTGLLPVALRRGFQETELGRAKSVLTIHNLAYQGQFGKHVMDELGLPWELFTAERGLEFYDGVNFLKGGLQFADALTTVSPTYAREIQWPEAGANLDGLLRHRQGVLTGILNGVDVDEWNPETDRHLPARYGVEDLTGKAACRRELLRRFGLEDTGAPVFGIVSRLAWQKGVDLLLEVLPTALQEDIRFVAVGNGEWSYEEGLRALQRRFPDKVGAFIGFDPALSHLLEAGSDFFIMPSRYEPCGLNQMYSLRYGTVPIVRATGGLADTVDGSDDGTGIVFNDFVPEALLWALGRARALYADPERLRAFQRRGMVQDFSWGASARMYERLFASLLAE; encoded by the coding sequence ATGAAGATTCTCTACGTGGCGTCCGAGGTCACGCCCTTCTCCAAGACGGGTGGCCTCGGGGATGTGTCGGGCGCGCTGCCCGCCGCGCTCGCCGCACTCGGCCATGAAGTGAAGGTCGTCTCCCCGCGCTATTCCTCCGTCCAGGACGCCCGCCTCACGCCCACCGGGCACACGGTGGAGCTGCGCTTTCCCTTCGGCACCGAGCGCGGCCCGCTGCTCTCGCTGCAACTGGCGCCCCGCCTGGAGCTGCTCTTCCTGGAGCATGAGCACTACTTCCAGCGCCCGGGCCTCTACGGCGACTCCGGGGGCGAGTACGGGGACAACCCCCGCCGCTTCGCCTATCTCTGCCTGGGCGCGCTCCAGGCCGCCCAGCGTCTGGGCTTCATTCCGGACATCATCCACGTCAATGACTGGCAGACGGGCCTGTTGCCGGTGGCGCTGCGGCGCGGCTTCCAGGAGACGGAGCTCGGGCGGGCCAAGAGCGTGCTCACCATCCACAACCTCGCCTACCAGGGGCAGTTCGGCAAACACGTCATGGACGAGCTGGGCCTGCCCTGGGAGCTCTTCACCGCCGAGCGGGGGCTCGAGTTCTACGACGGGGTGAACTTCCTCAAGGGCGGCCTGCAGTTCGCGGATGCGCTCACCACGGTGTCGCCCACGTACGCGCGGGAGATTCAGTGGCCCGAGGCGGGAGCCAACCTGGATGGGTTGTTGCGTCATCGCCAGGGGGTGCTCACCGGCATCCTCAACGGCGTGGACGTGGACGAGTGGAACCCGGAGACGGATCGCCACCTGCCGGCGCGCTATGGCGTGGAGGACCTGACGGGCAAGGCCGCGTGCCGGCGCGAGCTGCTGCGCCGCTTCGGCCTGGAGGACACGGGCGCGCCGGTGTTCGGCATCGTGTCGCGGCTGGCCTGGCAGAAGGGGGTGGACCTGCTGCTGGAGGTGCTGCCCACGGCGCTCCAGGAGGACATCCGCTTCGTCGCGGTGGGCAATGGGGAGTGGAGTTACGAGGAAGGGCTGCGCGCGTTGCAGCGGCGCTTCCCCGACAAGGTGGGGGCCTTCATCGGCTTCGATCCGGCCCTGTCGCACCTGCTGGAGGCGGGCTCGGACTTCTTCATCATGCCCAGCCGCTACGAGCCGTGCGGCCTCAACCAGATGTATTCGCTGCGCTATGGCACCGTGCCCATCGTCCGGGCCACAGGTGGGCTCGCGGACACGGTGGATGGGAGCGACGACGGCACCGGCATCGTCTTCAATGACTTCGTGCCGGAGGCGCTGCTCTGGGCCCTGGGGCGGGCGCGAGC
- the pdxH gene encoding pyridoxamine 5'-phosphate oxidase, which yields MEPPENPFERFAAIFAEARRVIPVDPNAMNVASVGPDGRPSSRVVLMKDFDERGFTFFTNLTSRKGRELLQHPWAALCFHWPPLEQQIRIEGRVERVSDAEADAYFQSRPRGSQLGAWASLQSQLLPSRELLEQRLADVTRQYEGQPVPRPPHWSGLRVVPDRIEFWHARPSRLHDRCVYLREGEGWRTEMLYP from the coding sequence GTGGAGCCACCCGAAAATCCCTTTGAGCGATTCGCCGCCATCTTCGCCGAGGCGCGGCGCGTCATCCCCGTGGACCCCAACGCCATGAACGTGGCGTCCGTGGGGCCCGATGGCCGGCCGTCCTCGCGCGTGGTGCTGATGAAGGACTTCGACGAGCGCGGCTTCACCTTCTTCACCAACCTGACCAGCCGCAAGGGCCGCGAGCTGCTCCAGCACCCCTGGGCGGCGCTCTGCTTCCACTGGCCGCCGCTCGAGCAGCAGATCCGCATCGAGGGCCGCGTGGAGCGCGTGTCCGACGCGGAGGCGGACGCCTACTTCCAGAGCCGGCCTCGCGGCAGCCAGTTGGGCGCGTGGGCGAGCCTGCAGAGCCAGCTCCTGCCCTCGCGTGAGCTGCTGGAGCAGCGCCTGGCGGACGTCACGCGCCAGTACGAAGGGCAGCCCGTGCCCCGTCCCCCTCACTGGTCGGGCCTGAGGGTGGTGCCGGATCGCATCGAGTTCTGGCACGCCCGCCCGAGCCGGCTGCATGACCGGTGCGTCTACCTGCGCGAGGGCGAGGGCTGGAGGACGGAGATGCTCTACCCTTGA
- the hemG gene encoding protoporphyrinogen oxidase, which produces MRVIIVGGGISGLVLAQGLRARGTEVTLLEAGAQPGGNIQTHRRDGFVTEAGPNSFLDREPSLRALAARLGIEDRIRTADPSAKRRYLYSGGKLRALPQSPPALLKSDLLPWTAKLRMLGEPLTRRGPTGDESLADFGRRHVGSAATEVLVDAMQTGIYAGDMEALSVGAVFPKVAQLEKQHRSLLLGMVRERKAERAAPPPAGTPATTGAVASFDGGLGVLVKALAGALGPALRLEARVVGLRREAAGWRVAVEERGQRTELEADRVVLAVPAFTAAELLRPLDATLATQLDGITYAPIAVVHLGFAPGAVPPPDGFGFLVPAVEKRRVLGVIHVSSTFPWRTEGGRVLYTCLIGGARRPDLVELDEAALVTLAREELRLMAGVTAEPVLTETIRWKRGIPQYNLGHLGRLAAIDEGVTRLPGLFLTGNAYRGVGLTDCVREATGLVDALAR; this is translated from the coding sequence ATGCGCGTCATCATCGTTGGAGGTGGAATCAGTGGCCTGGTGCTCGCGCAGGGGCTGCGCGCGAGGGGCACGGAGGTGACGCTGCTGGAGGCGGGAGCGCAGCCCGGCGGCAACATCCAGACGCACCGCCGGGACGGCTTCGTCACCGAGGCGGGCCCCAACAGCTTCCTGGACCGGGAGCCCAGCTTGCGCGCGTTGGCGGCCCGGCTGGGCATCGAGGATCGCATCCGGACGGCGGATCCCTCGGCGAAGCGCCGCTACCTCTACAGCGGGGGCAAGCTGCGCGCCCTGCCCCAGTCCCCGCCCGCCCTGCTCAAGTCGGACCTCCTGCCCTGGACGGCGAAGCTGCGGATGCTGGGTGAGCCCCTCACCCGCCGGGGCCCCACGGGCGACGAGTCCCTGGCGGACTTCGGGCGCCGGCACGTGGGCAGCGCGGCGACCGAGGTGCTGGTGGACGCGATGCAGACGGGCATCTACGCGGGCGACATGGAAGCGCTGAGCGTGGGCGCCGTCTTCCCCAAGGTGGCACAACTGGAGAAGCAGCACCGCAGCCTGCTGCTGGGCATGGTGCGCGAGCGCAAGGCGGAGCGCGCGGCGCCGCCCCCCGCGGGCACTCCGGCCACCACGGGCGCGGTCGCCTCGTTCGACGGGGGCCTCGGGGTGCTGGTGAAGGCGCTGGCCGGGGCGCTCGGACCGGCCCTGCGGCTGGAGGCGCGCGTGGTGGGACTGCGGCGCGAGGCGGCGGGCTGGCGGGTGGCGGTGGAGGAGCGGGGACAACGCACGGAGCTGGAAGCGGACCGGGTGGTGCTGGCGGTGCCCGCGTTCACGGCGGCGGAGCTGCTGCGACCCCTGGACGCGACGCTCGCGACTCAGTTGGACGGCATCACCTACGCGCCCATCGCCGTGGTGCACCTGGGCTTCGCGCCGGGGGCCGTGCCACCACCGGACGGCTTCGGCTTCCTGGTGCCCGCGGTGGAGAAGCGGCGGGTGCTCGGTGTCATCCACGTCTCGTCGACCTTCCCCTGGCGCACCGAGGGGGGCCGCGTCCTCTACACGTGCCTCATCGGCGGGGCGCGGCGGCCGGACCTGGTGGAGCTGGACGAGGCGGCGCTGGTGACGCTCGCGCGCGAGGAGCTGCGGCTCATGGCGGGCGTGACGGCCGAGCCCGTGCTCACGGAAACCATCCGCTGGAAGCGAGGCATCCCCCAGTACAACCTGGGCCACCTGGGGCGCCTGGCGGCCATCGACGAGGGGGTGACGCGCCTGCCCGGGTTGTTCCTCACCGGCAACGCCTACCGGGGCGTGGGACTCACCGACTGCGTGCGCGAGGCCACCGGACTGGTGGACGCGCTGGCCCGCTGA
- a CDS encoding sensor histidine kinase, whose protein sequence is MQDSIVRATLRALLVPRRLLPILLVSVPLVAAQVRFSNEEPMAGPLGLLLCVLCVSVAPVSYRVLFPEGLDLSHGGIRLLLYATVGLGVVLSAGVVLPKLLRLGPTFLTDRYSLAVSMGLFLVGGWGLGRDIGFEESLAHERARAERLALEAEQAQLLALRSHLDPHFLFNTLNAIAEWCRTDGAVAEAAVLRLSAMLRSVLAGVRAATWPLAQELELVRTLFELHLLRDPDLFQFTQEVEPGLESFPVPPLVLLPLAENAVKHGPAAGHRGPIHLTVRAHGDTLVFTLENPGASRGPREGSSGLPTVERRLALAYAGGARLTLSSENARTRVTVTLPRTGPPTGLTT, encoded by the coding sequence ATGCAAGACTCCATCGTCCGCGCCACGCTCCGGGCGCTGCTCGTGCCCCGGCGGCTGTTGCCCATCCTCCTGGTGAGCGTGCCGCTGGTGGCCGCCCAGGTGCGCTTCAGCAACGAGGAGCCCATGGCCGGGCCGCTCGGGCTGCTCTTGTGCGTGCTCTGCGTGAGCGTGGCCCCGGTGTCCTACCGCGTCCTCTTCCCCGAGGGGCTCGACCTGAGCCACGGCGGCATCCGCCTGCTGCTCTACGCCACCGTGGGACTGGGCGTCGTGCTGTCCGCGGGCGTCGTGCTGCCCAAGCTGCTGCGGCTCGGGCCCACCTTCCTCACCGACCGCTACAGCCTCGCCGTCAGCATGGGCCTGTTCCTCGTGGGCGGCTGGGGGCTGGGGCGCGACATCGGCTTCGAGGAGAGCCTCGCCCACGAGCGCGCCCGCGCCGAGCGGCTCGCCCTGGAGGCCGAGCAGGCACAACTGCTCGCCCTGCGCAGCCACCTGGATCCGCACTTCCTCTTCAACACCCTCAACGCCATCGCCGAGTGGTGCCGGACGGACGGCGCCGTGGCCGAGGCCGCCGTGCTGCGGCTGTCCGCCATGCTGCGCAGCGTGCTCGCCGGGGTGCGCGCCGCCACCTGGCCCCTGGCGCAGGAACTGGAGCTGGTGCGCACCCTCTTCGAGCTGCACCTCTTGCGCGACCCGGACCTCTTCCAGTTCACCCAAGAGGTGGAGCCCGGCCTGGAGTCCTTTCCCGTGCCACCGCTCGTCCTCTTGCCGCTGGCGGAGAACGCGGTGAAGCACGGGCCCGCCGCCGGACACCGCGGCCCCATCCACCTCACCGTGCGCGCGCACGGGGACACGCTCGTCTTCACCCTGGAGAACCCCGGCGCCTCGCGCGGCCCCCGCGAGGGCAGCAGCGGCCTGCCCACGGTGGAACGCCGGCTCGCCCTCGCCTACGCGGGCGGCGCCCGCCTCACCCTGAGCAGCGAGAACGCACGCACCCGCGTCACCGTCACCCTGCCCCGCACGGGTCCCCCCACGGGGCTCACGACCTGA
- a CDS encoding serine/threonine-protein kinase yields MHPDFEVELRVALAEGLVSEQEMDSLREEARRLERGPLALLRERGRLSEGTLISMMAQVRSATPQVADARDEKAAETPAFPVSGWERYQCMRFLGEGGMGRVFLAHDPRLNRNVALKFVRGDDPELTRRFLSEARAQARVNHERVCKVYEVGEVQGRVYIAMQFIEGRTLSALARELSVEQKVLVLREAAEGVHEAHRVGLIHRDLKPSNIMVERAEDGMLRPYVMDFGLARDWNEGATVTGAVMGTPQYMSPEQARGEVSHLDRRSDVYGLGATLYSVLTGQPPIPGGNGLEVLNNIFTVEPRPPRAVDPNIPADLEAIALKCLEKERSARYDSARALAEELGRFLSGEPVQARSHGAGYRLRKKLRKHRLVASVAAVAAVLVLLALGQVVLARRETAVRERLARRFAESVERIEALARYSDLSHLHDTRADRRAIRARMAALEAEIHAAGEPAVGPGHYALGRGYLALGDETRARESLESAWKHGFREPRVAYALALVTGHQYQEQLLEAERLRDTERREARKREVERRYREPALAYLRQSEGAEVPSAAYVAALLAFYENRWEEALSQLDTIGTELSWFHEAPTLRGDILQARAMRSWNRGEHERALADFEAGRKAYAQAAASGESVASIHTAQGELEYGALILELYGKGDVAPRYTRALEAVSRALVAMPEHYDARVLESRLHRRLAEHRRNLGDYSETLPEKAVSAARSALELEPSRSKARLELGQGYWIWGYTRQSHSLDPREQLRKAVESFESIAPEERDYDFHLNLGMVHKTWADYEEQVGADPLPGYGKSIESYLSALQMDGQVPEGWINLGIAYYTRATHPRAPAPDGDLTQALAALDKARALNPGHVVPYFYAGLAHALVAQRLRVSGGEPGASLERSAEMYRKGLELSPGIPQLHNGLCLTLVQQAQAAWDRGGDPFPTLDQAREACEQSMTLAPESGYGHINLSEVLAHRALYQRARGEDPSPSVRAADEALRQALQWLPENAGALANRGMVHAILATFELEHGRDPRPSSTRAEAALRRALAHNPTHAEAWYSLGEALGAKALAPGGRPQDSEEAIQAFQKGLELAPERQEFRIGFGHFLRRWSTRLMQGKQDPGPSLQRGLELAQQLLAVRPGWPDARLLRGSLFALQASLPSAAPGQKQEWRRQAREDLSSALSANPGFQREWGDTLQRLQPSGP; encoded by the coding sequence ATGCATCCGGATTTCGAGGTCGAGCTGCGGGTAGCCCTGGCCGAGGGCCTTGTCTCCGAGCAAGAGATGGACAGTCTGCGCGAGGAGGCTCGGCGCCTGGAGCGCGGTCCCCTGGCGCTGCTCCGTGAGCGAGGCCGTTTGTCCGAGGGGACGCTCATCTCGATGATGGCCCAGGTCCGGAGCGCCACGCCCCAGGTGGCCGACGCTCGAGACGAGAAGGCTGCCGAGACCCCGGCCTTCCCCGTCAGCGGTTGGGAGCGCTACCAATGCATGCGCTTCCTCGGCGAGGGGGGTATGGGGCGGGTCTTCCTCGCGCATGATCCACGGCTGAACCGGAACGTGGCCTTGAAGTTCGTTCGGGGTGACGATCCCGAACTCACCCGGCGCTTCCTCTCCGAAGCCAGGGCCCAGGCACGGGTGAACCACGAGCGGGTGTGCAAGGTCTACGAGGTGGGCGAGGTTCAAGGGCGCGTCTACATCGCGATGCAGTTCATCGAGGGGCGGACGCTGAGCGCGCTCGCCCGCGAGCTCTCCGTCGAACAGAAGGTGCTGGTGCTCCGGGAGGCCGCCGAGGGCGTGCACGAGGCGCACCGCGTGGGTCTCATCCACCGCGATCTCAAGCCCTCCAACATCATGGTGGAGCGCGCGGAGGACGGGATGCTGCGCCCCTACGTGATGGACTTCGGGCTGGCGCGAGACTGGAACGAGGGGGCCACCGTCACCGGCGCGGTCATGGGCACGCCCCAGTACATGTCGCCCGAGCAGGCGCGCGGCGAGGTCTCCCACCTGGATCGCCGCTCGGACGTCTACGGTCTGGGCGCCACCCTCTACAGCGTGTTGACGGGCCAGCCGCCCATCCCCGGCGGCAACGGCCTGGAGGTGCTCAACAACATCTTCACGGTGGAGCCACGCCCGCCGCGCGCGGTGGATCCGAACATCCCCGCGGACCTCGAGGCCATCGCGCTCAAGTGCCTCGAGAAGGAGCGCTCGGCCCGGTATGACTCGGCGCGCGCCCTGGCCGAGGAGCTCGGCCGCTTCCTGTCGGGCGAGCCGGTCCAGGCCCGCTCCCACGGGGCCGGGTACCGCCTGCGCAAGAAGCTCCGCAAGCACCGGCTCGTGGCGTCCGTGGCCGCGGTGGCGGCCGTGCTCGTGCTCCTGGCCCTGGGCCAGGTGGTGCTGGCCCGCCGCGAGACCGCCGTGCGCGAGCGCCTGGCCCGGCGATTCGCCGAGTCCGTGGAACGCATCGAAGCACTGGCGCGCTACTCGGACCTCTCCCACCTGCACGACACGCGCGCGGATCGGCGCGCCATCCGCGCGAGGATGGCGGCGCTCGAGGCGGAGATCCACGCCGCGGGCGAGCCCGCCGTGGGGCCCGGTCACTACGCGCTGGGGCGCGGCTATCTCGCGCTCGGAGACGAGACCAGGGCTCGCGAATCCCTCGAGTCCGCCTGGAAGCACGGCTTCCGCGAGCCCCGGGTGGCCTACGCGCTGGCCCTGGTGACGGGGCACCAGTACCAGGAGCAGCTGCTGGAAGCCGAGCGCCTCCGCGACACCGAGCGGCGGGAGGCTCGCAAGCGCGAGGTCGAGCGCCGCTACCGGGAGCCGGCGCTGGCCTATCTCCGTCAAAGTGAAGGTGCCGAGGTTCCCTCCGCCGCGTACGTGGCGGCGCTGCTCGCCTTCTACGAGAACCGGTGGGAAGAAGCCCTCTCCCAGCTGGACACGATCGGCACCGAGCTGTCCTGGTTCCATGAGGCTCCCACGCTGCGCGGAGACATCCTCCAGGCCCGCGCCATGCGGAGCTGGAACCGGGGCGAGCACGAGCGCGCGCTGGCGGACTTCGAGGCGGGCCGGAAGGCCTACGCCCAGGCGGCGGCGAGCGGCGAGAGCGTGGCCTCGATCCACACGGCCCAGGGAGAGCTGGAGTACGGCGCGCTGATCCTGGAACTCTACGGGAAGGGCGATGTCGCGCCCCGCTACACCCGAGCCCTCGAGGCCGTCTCCCGCGCGCTCGTGGCCATGCCGGAGCATTACGACGCCCGGGTGCTGGAGTCCCGCCTCCACCGGCGGCTCGCCGAGCATCGACGCAATCTGGGCGATTATTCGGAGACATTGCCAGAGAAGGCGGTGAGCGCCGCGCGGAGCGCGCTGGAACTCGAGCCCTCGCGTTCGAAGGCCCGGCTGGAATTGGGGCAGGGTTATTGGATCTGGGGCTACACCCGCCAGAGCCACTCCCTGGATCCGCGCGAGCAATTGCGCAAGGCGGTCGAGAGCTTCGAGAGCATCGCCCCGGAGGAAAGGGATTACGACTTCCACCTCAACCTGGGCATGGTCCACAAGACGTGGGCCGACTACGAGGAGCAGGTGGGCGCGGATCCGCTGCCCGGGTACGGCAAATCTATCGAGTCCTATCTCTCCGCCCTCCAAATGGACGGCCAGGTGCCGGAGGGTTGGATCAACCTGGGCATCGCGTACTACACCCGGGCCACCCACCCGCGGGCCCCGGCTCCGGACGGAGACCTCACCCAGGCACTGGCGGCGCTGGACAAGGCCCGGGCCCTCAACCCCGGGCACGTGGTGCCCTACTTCTACGCGGGACTGGCGCATGCGCTCGTGGCTCAGCGGCTGCGCGTGTCGGGAGGCGAGCCCGGTGCCTCACTGGAGCGCTCCGCGGAGATGTACCGCAAGGGGCTCGAGCTCAGCCCCGGCATTCCCCAGCTCCACAATGGCCTGTGTCTGACGTTGGTCCAACAGGCCCAGGCGGCCTGGGACCGCGGTGGGGATCCATTTCCCACGCTGGACCAGGCCCGGGAGGCCTGCGAGCAGTCCATGACCCTCGCGCCCGAAAGTGGCTACGGGCACATCAACCTCAGTGAGGTGCTCGCCCATCGAGCCCTGTACCAGCGCGCCCGGGGAGAGGATCCCAGCCCGAGCGTGCGCGCGGCCGACGAGGCCCTGCGACAGGCGCTCCAGTGGCTTCCGGAGAACGCGGGAGCCCTGGCCAACCGCGGCATGGTCCATGCCATCCTGGCCACGTTCGAGCTGGAGCACGGGCGCGATCCCCGCCCCAGCAGCACGCGGGCCGAGGCGGCGCTGCGGCGGGCCCTCGCTCACAATCCGACCCACGCCGAGGCCTGGTACTCCCTGGGTGAGGCGTTGGGGGCCAAGGCGCTCGCTCCAGGAGGACGCCCCCAGGACTCCGAGGAGGCGATCCAGGCCTTCCAGAAGGGCCTCGAGCTGGCTCCGGAGCGGCAGGAGTTCCGCATCGGCTTCGGGCATTTCCTCCGCCGCTGGTCCACCCGACTGATGCAGGGCAAACAGGACCCGGGCCCCTCGCTTCAACGAGGACTGGAGCTGGCCCAGCAGCTCCTCGCGGTTCGTCCCGGATGGCCAGACGCCCGGCTCTTGCGAGGCAGTCTGTTCGCGCTCCAGGCGTCGCTCCCCTCCGCTGCCCCCGGACAGAAGCAGGAGTGGCGGAGACAGGCCCGGGAGGATCTCTCCAGCGCGCTCTCCGCCAACCCGGGCTTCCAGCGGGAGTGGGGCGACACCCTCCAGCGCCTCCAGCCCAGCGGGCCCTGA